One window of Thioclava sp. GXIMD4216 genomic DNA carries:
- a CDS encoding ABC transporter substrate-binding protein codes for MIAGLALALLAPHAQAGDRRIHIAHLQPPRSGLNPLSDDAFKLSRWSTAETLVRLDAEGTPQPLLATGWTRLDARTWRFAIRQGVTFHDGTDLTPERVAAALQAATAAVPRPRILDGVDLGVRAEGGGVIVTTAKDDPLLPNRLSSPQLAILAARAYHADGTVVPTRAGTGPFVLTEINGVSSAHLDRFDGYWGTPARLAGIDADYVGDGTARGAALRTGAADVVEAVPVSQAALVDPALIHEVPMPRTNTLYVNTARGPLADPALRAALRTALDPAALVRTVYEGRADIAKGLLGPALPWAEGLRQPVAYPAARAPAGETIMLGTFTDRAELPEVAVLVAQSLTRAGFVVKQDVREYAHIEADMLAGRFDLFILSRATVLDSGDPVSYMVSDFSCAGSFNIAQLCDAGVDAALERAAATDPGPARQAAIIAAERAILATGAAVPLLHERVIQGEAATVSGAIRDPRERQLITEQTTLLE; via the coding sequence CTGATCGCGGGGCTGGCACTTGCCCTTCTCGCGCCGCACGCGCAGGCGGGGGACCGGCGCATCCATATTGCGCATCTGCAACCGCCGCGCTCGGGGCTGAACCCCCTGTCGGATGACGCGTTCAAACTGTCGCGCTGGTCCACCGCCGAAACGCTGGTGCGGCTGGATGCCGAGGGCACGCCGCAGCCGCTTCTGGCCACCGGCTGGACGCGGCTGGATGCGCGGACATGGCGCTTTGCCATCCGGCAGGGGGTGACATTCCACGATGGGACCGATCTGACGCCGGAGCGAGTGGCCGCCGCGTTGCAGGCCGCCACTGCCGCCGTGCCGCGCCCGCGCATTCTGGACGGGGTGGATCTGGGCGTGCGGGCCGAGGGCGGGGGGGTCATCGTTACCACCGCCAAGGATGACCCGCTGCTGCCCAACCGCCTGTCCAGCCCGCAACTGGCCATTCTGGCCGCGCGCGCCTATCATGCCGATGGCACGGTGGTGCCGACGCGGGCCGGCACCGGCCCCTTCGTGCTGACCGAAATCAACGGCGTCAGCAGCGCCCATCTGGACCGGTTCGACGGCTATTGGGGGACGCCTGCGCGGCTGGCGGGGATTGATGCCGATTATGTCGGGGATGGCACCGCGCGCGGCGCGGCGCTGCGCACGGGGGCGGCGGATGTGGTCGAGGCGGTGCCGGTGTCGCAGGCGGCTCTGGTCGATCCGGCGCTGATCCACGAAGTCCCGATGCCCCGCACCAACACGCTTTACGTCAATACCGCCCGTGGGCCGCTGGCCGATCCGGCGCTGCGTGCGGCGCTGCGCACGGCGCTGGACCCTGCCGCGCTTGTGCGCACCGTCTATGAGGGGCGCGCCGATATCGCCAAGGGCCTTCTGGGTCCGGCCCTGCCCTGGGCCGAGGGGCTGCGCCAGCCGGTGGCCTATCCTGCCGCCCGTGCACCGGCGGGCGAGACGATCATGCTGGGCACCTTCACCGACCGCGCCGAGCTGCCCGAAGTGGCCGTTCTGGTGGCGCAATCGCTGACGCGGGCGGGGTTTGTCGTCAAGCAGGATGTGCGCGAATATGCCCATATCGAGGCCGATATGCTGGCGGGCAGGTTCGACCTGTTCATCCTGTCGCGGGCGACCGTGCTCGATTCCGGTGACCCTGTGTCCTATATGGTCAGCGATTTCTCCTGTGCGGGCTCGTTCAATATCGCCCAGCTTTGCGATGCCGGTGTCGATGCCGCGCTGGAACGGGCCGCCGCCACCGATCCGGGGCCGGCGCGTCAGGCGGCGATCATCGCGGCAGAGCGCGCCATTCTGGCGACGGGGGCGGCGGTGCCGTTGCTGCATGAACGGGTGATTCAGGGCGAGGCGGCCACGGTGTCGGGGGCGATCCGCGACCCGCGCGAGCGCCAGCTGATCACCGAGCA
- a CDS encoding ABC transporter ATP-binding protein — translation MSLYTVESLRLAYPARRLFAGHAVQQVLRDLSFTIAAGETVGLVGASGSGKSSLLRCLLALEPRAQGCIRFQGRRLRAGSVRALGWYRRAVQYVPQDPVASLEPRMSVAQIVMEPLRRLTGETAPLARATEALESVGLDHRYLARRPHELSGGQAQRVAIARAIVLRPQVLLADEPVSGLDMTIRAQVAALLRGLCAEQGMGLVMVSHDLSVVATLCRRVMVMEAGALVEDRPLAALLAAPHHPQTRRLLNAAPPMIAAASSQGFSNETAEQSPDRGAGTCPSRAARAGGGPAHPYCASATAALGAEPPVG, via the coding sequence ATGAGCCTTTACACGGTGGAGTCCCTGCGGCTGGCCTATCCGGCGCGTCGTCTGTTTGCCGGCCATGCGGTGCAGCAGGTCCTGCGCGATCTGTCCTTCACCATCGCGGCGGGCGAGACCGTGGGGCTTGTCGGGGCGTCGGGCAGCGGCAAATCCAGCCTGCTGCGCTGCCTTCTGGCGCTGGAGCCGCGCGCGCAGGGCTGCATCCGTTTTCAGGGGCGGCGGCTGCGGGCGGGGTCCGTGCGCGCGCTTGGCTGGTACCGGCGGGCGGTGCAATATGTGCCGCAGGATCCGGTGGCCTCGCTGGAGCCGCGCATGAGCGTGGCGCAGATCGTGATGGAGCCGCTGCGCAGGCTGACCGGCGAGACCGCGCCCCTGGCCCGCGCCACCGAGGCGCTGGAAAGCGTGGGGCTGGATCACCGCTATCTGGCGCGCCGCCCGCACGAGCTGTCGGGCGGGCAGGCGCAGCGGGTGGCGATTGCCCGTGCCATCGTGCTCAGGCCGCAGGTCCTGCTGGCCGACGAGCCGGTCAGCGGCCTTGACATGACCATCCGCGCGCAGGTGGCCGCGCTTTTGCGCGGGCTTTGTGCCGAGCAGGGCATGGGGCTGGTGATGGTGTCGCATGATCTGTCCGTGGTGGCCACGCTATGCCGCCGCGTCATGGTGATGGAGGCGGGCGCCCTGGTCGAGGACCGCCCGCTGGCGGCCCTTCTGGCCGCCCCCCATCACCCGCAAACCCGCCGTCTTCTCAATGCCGCGCCGCCAATGATAGCTGCGGCCTCTTCCCAAGGATTTTCCAATGAGACTGCTGAGCAGAGCCCTGATCGCGGGGCTGGCACTTGCCCTTCTCGCGCCGCACGCGCAGGCGGGGGACCGGCGCATCCATATTGCGCATCTGCAACCGCCGCGCTCGGGGCTGAACCCCCTGTCGGATGA
- a CDS encoding ATP-binding cassette domain-containing protein: protein MPLAPPPLALTPPDPMPPDVLCLSDLHLTLRHQPVLNGLDLRMRAGQRIALLGLSGSGKSMTARAALGLLPEGARLTGGIHVAGQEVTHAPVLARPLQARPAMVMQDTLAALNPLATIGYQIEQPLRRQARAQGPRPCRRRIRAAALDLLARVGLEGGEALLSRCPPELSGGQRQRVCLAMALAARARVIIADEPTSALDVVTQAQILTLLRAICQGPQGPALLFITHDLHAAAHLCDEARVIAGGRIVEAAPMRALLSHPRHPASQALIASARQCGIACERLFA, encoded by the coding sequence ATGCCTCTTGCCCCCCCGCCTCTTGCCCTCACGCCGCCCGATCCGATGCCCCCCGATGTGCTGTGCCTGAGCGATCTGCACCTGACGCTGCGCCATCAGCCCGTTCTGAACGGGCTCGACCTGCGGATGCGGGCGGGGCAGCGGATCGCGCTTCTGGGGCTGTCGGGCTCGGGGAAATCGATGACCGCGCGGGCGGCGCTGGGGCTTTTGCCGGAGGGCGCGCGCCTGACGGGGGGCATCCATGTGGCGGGGCAGGAGGTGACCCATGCGCCGGTTCTGGCCCGTCCGTTGCAGGCGCGGCCCGCGATGGTGATGCAGGACACTCTGGCCGCGCTGAACCCGCTGGCCACGATCGGCTACCAGATCGAACAGCCGCTGCGCCGTCAGGCGCGCGCGCAGGGGCCGCGGCCCTGTCGCCGCCGGATCAGGGCGGCGGCGCTGGATCTGCTGGCGCGGGTCGGGCTGGAGGGCGGGGAGGCGCTGCTGTCGCGCTGCCCGCCCGAGCTGTCGGGGGGCCAGCGCCAGCGGGTCTGTCTGGCGATGGCGCTGGCCGCGCGCGCGCGGGTGATCATCGCCGACGAGCCGACCTCGGCGCTGGATGTGGTCACGCAGGCGCAGATCCTGACGCTTCTGCGCGCGATCTGTCAGGGGCCGCAGGGACCGGCGCTGCTGTTTATCACCCATGACCTGCATGCGGCGGCCCATCTGTGCGACGAGGCGCGGGTGATTGCCGGGGGCCGGATTGTCGAGGCCGCGCCGATGCGGGCGCTGCTGTCGCATCCCCGCCATCCGGCCAGTCAGGCGCTGATCGCCTCGGCCAGACAGTGCGGGATCGCCTGCGAAAGGCTCTTCGCATGA